Proteins encoded together in one Lysinibacillus sp. FSL K6-0232 window:
- the tnpB gene encoding IS66 family insertion sequence element accessory protein TnpB (TnpB, as the term is used for proteins encoded by IS66 family insertion elements, is considered an accessory protein, since TnpC, encoded by a neighboring gene, is a DDE family transposase.), with protein sequence MKQDFTSVQNIYIICGKTDMRKGIDGLATLIQDSFELDPYSDSIFLFSGWSKDRYKCLYFDGDGFAMLYKRLDNGKLQWPKDENEVRNLSQQELRWLLEGLSLQQPKAIAKSVKGIF encoded by the coding sequence ATGAAACAGGATTTTACGAGCGTGCAAAACATCTACATAATATGCGGTAAGACTGATATGCGTAAAGGCATTGACGGTCTCGCAACGCTCATTCAAGATTCTTTCGAATTGGATCCGTATAGTGATTCTATCTTTCTGTTTTCTGGATGGAGCAAGGACCGTTATAAATGTTTGTATTTCGATGGAGATGGCTTCGCTATGCTTTATAAACGATTAGATAATGGAAAATTACAATGGCCAAAAGATGAAAATGAAGTGCGTAACCTTTCGCAACAAGAACTTCGCTGGTTATTAGAAGGATTATCCCTACAACAGCCAAAGGCAATTGCAAAATCTGTAAAAGGTATCTTTTAA
- the cas6 gene encoding CRISPR-associated endoribonuclease Cas6: MKLQIIFETKKIPRHYNFLGVSVVKAGLTAANSELKESLYHLDDKRANKAMRPFTGAIYLNGYTLENDEFLIHQDIRMTISSPDIGFMLNLYNGLLEQEQIQYKTYTLMIKDIKFLPEKLPTKSQALFKTNSAIVVKNRNNRYLNIGDSNYEKELNYAANECLKSIAGRPLYQSLVFTPVAMKKKVVQLKHEKFKNLNAKGLLYLNAFEGTFVLGGHPEDLAILAQAGLGFRRSQMLGCIEMINE; encoded by the coding sequence ATGAAATTACAAATTATCTTCGAAACTAAAAAAATCCCAAGGCACTATAATTTTTTAGGTGTCAGTGTTGTTAAAGCTGGTTTAACTGCTGCTAATTCGGAATTAAAAGAAAGTCTATATCACTTGGATGATAAACGAGCGAATAAGGCGATGCGTCCTTTTACAGGGGCAATTTATTTGAATGGTTACACGCTAGAAAATGATGAGTTTTTGATTCATCAAGATATCCGAATGACAATTTCCTCTCCTGATATTGGATTTATGCTCAACCTTTACAACGGCTTGCTTGAACAAGAACAAATCCAATACAAGACCTATACATTAATGATTAAAGACATTAAGTTTTTACCCGAAAAATTACCAACAAAATCCCAAGCTTTGTTTAAAACGAATAGCGCGATTGTTGTGAAGAATCGCAACAATCGATACTTAAATATTGGTGATTCGAACTATGAGAAAGAATTAAATTATGCAGCAAATGAATGCTTGAAATCTATAGCTGGACGACCATTATATCAATCGCTTGTATTTACGCCTGTAGCGATGAAGAAGAAAGTAGTACAGCTAAAGCATGAAAAATTTAAAAATTTAAATGCAAAAGGCTTACTCTATTTAAATGCATTTGAAGGAACATTTGTATTAGGTGGGCATCCTGAGGATTTAGCAATTCTAGCACAAGCAGGTTTGGGCTTTAGAAGATCACAAATGCTTGGCTGTATCGAGATGATAAATGAATAG
- a CDS encoding S-layer homology domain-containing protein, translating to MMKKIKKRNLYLTVLAAAVAIPVMTAQVPAEHAQAAQSKGAVVIATDAFKDVKISNPYYQMIHEMRDAGIIRGYEDGTFRPNTTISREHAAALVSRALTINDLTLDKKVEFKQPKDLSTSSPYYDDIKMLIEAGLLKTDAKGNINPKVELKRGEMAKILAVAFNLEVKADYVFQDVKGSEYEEYVKALYSNGVTTGYEDYTFKLDNSLTRVHYVLFMHRAMNLDNDFVAEPIPTPTPKPDPKPTPTPKPEPSSPTSDSPIKYSDWSRDDIKTKIPRPKGYVAGEHEKKNAEIVKGIIEENKHGFTSSFTIESNSSYYSSPEEFEAMLRSKAEVVEATYETFVEAINWAIDTGEVYDGKTFSVYFNYENGLIYLSGIRTYN from the coding sequence ATGATGAAAAAAATTAAAAAACGAAATCTATATTTAACGGTCCTGGCTGCTGCTGTAGCTATTCCAGTAATGACAGCTCAGGTTCCTGCAGAACATGCTCAAGCTGCTCAATCTAAAGGAGCTGTGGTTATTGCTACGGATGCCTTCAAAGACGTTAAGATTAGCAATCCTTATTATCAGATGATTCATGAAATGCGAGATGCCGGTATTATTCGTGGCTATGAGGACGGCACTTTCCGTCCTAACACAACGATCAGTCGTGAACACGCGGCGGCTCTTGTGAGCCGTGCATTAACGATTAATGATTTAACGCTCGACAAGAAAGTAGAATTCAAACAACCAAAGGATTTAAGCACTTCAAGTCCTTACTATGACGATATTAAGATGTTGATCGAAGCGGGACTACTAAAAACAGACGCAAAGGGCAATATCAATCCGAAGGTAGAGCTGAAGCGTGGCGAAATGGCGAAGATCCTTGCCGTGGCCTTTAACCTTGAAGTGAAGGCAGATTACGTATTCCAGGATGTAAAAGGTTCAGAGTATGAGGAATATGTAAAGGCCCTTTACTCCAACGGAGTAACGACAGGCTATGAAGATTACACATTTAAGTTGGATAATTCGCTAACTCGCGTTCATTACGTACTGTTTATGCACCGAGCGATGAACCTGGATAATGATTTTGTAGCGGAGCCGATTCCTACGCCAACGCCAAAACCTGATCCAAAGCCAACGCCAACACCGAAGCCAGAACCATCCAGTCCAACAAGTGATAGTCCGATTAAGTACAGTGATTGGAGTCGAGATGATATAAAGACTAAAATTCCACGTCCAAAAGGCTATGTAGCAGGAGAGCACGAGAAGAAAAATGCTGAAATTGTTAAAGGAATTATAGAAGAAAACAAACACGGTTTTACTTCATCATTCACAATCGAATCGAACTCATCATACTATTCTTCTCCTGAAGAATTTGAGGCTATGTTGCGTTCTAAAGCTGAAGTAGTTGAAGCAACATATGAAACTTTTGTAGAAGCAATCAATTGGGCAATTGATACTGGTGAAGTTTATGATGGTAAGACGTTCTCTGTATACTTTAATTACGAGAATGGCTTGATCTATCTATCAGGAATTCGTACCTACAATTAA
- a CDS encoding DUF817 domain-containing protein — translation MKHKLKQLLYFGREQALSCLFPVVIFASLALTKFIPLPFLARYDWLLMICIVMQWWMVRSGLETKDELKVITLFHLIGLALEIFKVHMGSWAYPEHGFFKVFGVPLYSGFMYASVASYLCQAWRRLHVELVNWPPYFAVMPLASAIYLNFFWHHFWLDLRWWLGLCVIIVFWRASVRYKVNGITYRMPIVLSFALIGFFIWVAENIATFFGAWQYPNQTHTWSLVHLGKISSWLLLVIVSFLIVAELKRVKGREGNYVR, via the coding sequence ATGAAGCATAAGTTAAAGCAATTGCTCTATTTTGGGCGAGAGCAAGCATTATCCTGTCTTTTTCCAGTCGTTATTTTTGCGTCATTAGCCTTAACAAAATTTATTCCACTACCATTTCTTGCAAGATACGATTGGCTCCTTATGATATGCATTGTAATGCAATGGTGGATGGTGCGCTCTGGTCTTGAAACAAAGGATGAGCTCAAGGTAATTACATTATTTCATTTAATTGGGCTAGCTCTTGAAATTTTTAAAGTGCATATGGGCTCATGGGCATATCCAGAACACGGCTTTTTCAAAGTTTTCGGTGTACCACTCTACAGCGGCTTTATGTATGCTAGTGTCGCCAGCTATTTATGCCAAGCATGGCGTCGCTTACATGTCGAGCTTGTTAACTGGCCGCCATATTTTGCAGTTATGCCGCTTGCCTCAGCGATTTATCTAAACTTTTTCTGGCATCATTTTTGGCTGGATTTACGCTGGTGGCTAGGATTATGCGTTATTATCGTATTTTGGCGTGCCTCTGTTCGCTATAAAGTAAATGGTATTACCTATCGTATGCCGATTGTGCTTAGCTTCGCCTTGATTGGCTTCTTCATTTGGGTTGCAGAAAACATCGCCACCTTCTTTGGTGCATGGCAATATCCAAACCAAACACATACATGGAGCCTAGTGCATTTAGGAAAAATCAGCTCTTGGCTGCTCCTAGTCATTGTAAGCTTTTTAATTGTAGCAGAGCTGAAGAGAGTAAAGGGCCGAGAGGGAAATTACGTCCGTTAA
- a CDS encoding Cas8a1 family CRISPR/Cas system-associated protein, with protein MIELQLEETIYNASILGLCRILEYANLDYEKDGQTIRFPESYLENFHEHYFAYLANEYGHETNYYRMTNGVISDFLQKARKDIVDAKNLTRLNDHIDKVKYWLSSNSYKNVYPFLSAIPFDFLEAGKSLKKVTHKKSETLEQIQPQIVKAVDALLEIMKHLKHADAKRYIVPRVLSYQIIQSFWSNVSFLNSTASKKDLYEEYFNYFIQPAKDFLAAKEDVKKYEKNKLTCACCDHKMKSVSKAFDLTWVQNLGVDGARKSSHYWNHQRNLFICPICNIVYSCLPLGFTLKNGVGLFINSNQSIEKLIAYNKIQLRDAKGEEYSRDKLEAMAYSKIVDEMYQHVENKKNFEIDNIQIVKYDRNHATRPYTFNMLSREKAQQLYDRRKDFHYLTGKFAQERGEYISLYQEVLRRFYNGQSLHDLLYCLLRLKVEKEYQDIFSIYRILKISNSGGKHKMSDQELRNIRISGYKLRELYRGQEPKLNAISHRLLNALKVKNPNKFMETIVQAYSYKRHEKLGIPLFFTKALNNPEKFQTIGYAFLIGLNGAEFEQKDKVKEEKENE; from the coding sequence ATGATTGAATTGCAATTGGAGGAAACGATTTACAATGCTAGTATACTTGGGCTTTGTCGTATTTTGGAATATGCAAATTTGGATTACGAAAAAGATGGTCAAACCATTCGCTTTCCAGAAAGTTATTTGGAAAACTTTCACGAACACTATTTTGCCTACTTAGCGAATGAGTATGGACATGAAACAAACTACTATCGAATGACGAATGGTGTTATAAGCGATTTTTTGCAAAAGGCAAGGAAAGATATTGTAGATGCTAAAAATTTAACGCGTTTAAATGACCATATTGACAAAGTAAAGTATTGGTTATCATCCAATAGCTATAAAAATGTGTATCCATTTTTATCTGCCATTCCTTTTGATTTTTTAGAAGCAGGGAAGAGTTTGAAAAAGGTGACACACAAAAAAAGTGAGACACTTGAGCAAATACAGCCACAAATTGTCAAGGCTGTAGATGCATTATTAGAAATTATGAAGCATTTAAAGCATGCGGATGCGAAACGCTATATTGTACCGCGCGTTCTTTCGTATCAAATTATTCAAAGTTTTTGGTCAAATGTTTCATTTTTGAATAGTACAGCGAGCAAAAAGGATTTATATGAGGAATATTTTAACTATTTCATCCAGCCCGCAAAAGATTTTTTAGCTGCGAAAGAGGATGTTAAAAAATATGAAAAGAACAAGCTGACATGTGCGTGTTGTGATCATAAAATGAAATCAGTTTCAAAGGCATTTGATTTGACATGGGTACAAAATTTAGGTGTCGATGGTGCAAGGAAATCTTCGCATTACTGGAATCACCAGCGTAATTTGTTTATCTGCCCAATCTGTAATATTGTGTACAGTTGCTTACCATTAGGGTTTACATTGAAAAATGGAGTAGGGCTATTTATTAACAGCAATCAATCCATTGAGAAATTAATAGCTTATAATAAGATTCAGCTGCGAGATGCTAAAGGAGAAGAATATTCGCGAGATAAGCTTGAGGCAATGGCCTATTCAAAGATTGTTGATGAAATGTACCAACATGTTGAAAATAAGAAAAACTTTGAAATCGACAATATTCAAATTGTTAAGTACGACCGAAATCATGCCACAAGACCATACACATTTAATATGTTATCACGTGAAAAAGCACAACAGCTTTATGATAGACGAAAAGATTTTCACTATTTAACGGGGAAATTTGCACAAGAGAGAGGCGAATATATCAGTCTGTATCAAGAAGTTCTTCGACGATTTTATAATGGACAAAGCTTGCATGATTTATTGTACTGTCTGCTTCGATTGAAAGTAGAAAAAGAGTATCAAGATATTTTTTCTATCTATAGAATTTTGAAAATTTCGAATTCAGGAGGGAAGCATAAGATGTCAGACCAAGAATTAAGAAACATTCGTATTAGTGGCTATAAGCTAAGAGAATTGTATAGGGGACAAGAACCAAAATTAAATGCGATTTCACACCGCTTGTTAAATGCTTTAAAAGTGAAAAATCCAAATAAATTTATGGAAACGATTGTACAAGCCTATAGCTATAAACGCCATGAAAAATTAGGTATACCGCTATTTTTTACAAAAGCATTAAATAATCCAGAAAAGTTTCAAACGATTGGCTATGCATTTTTAATTGGATTAAACGGGGCAGAATTTGAGCAAAAGGATAAAGTGAAGGAGGAGAAAGAAAATGAATAA
- the tnpC gene encoding IS66 family transposase, translating to MNDLGNASNEKVIQLLEEQLSYTKEQNKSLNKQIEALTEQVRQLTKALYGSKSEKSKYQAPDGQGSLFEDDPSFSEPEQTEEKSTETVSYTVTRKKTNKKRNDSFREDIEVEEIHHHPANLACDCCLGEMVEFSSTMVREEAKFIPATMKRVQHFEHTYECKACKKDALQKAQIKRGKAPQGVIQRSIAGPTVLAKLIYDKFIQYLPLYRQVNEWERHGLHTNDKNLSNWVIRVSEDWLQPLYDLMKQLLTAKSVLHVDETYAQILKRSDGKPAQSNAYNWVCRSVQSEGPIIVLFKSALSRGRAILENLLAGFNGTVICDGYSAYGQLPNVQFANCWAHVRRYWLKADSKNGRIGVEYCDRLFYIERKIKHLSPEERVRVRQQEAKPIIAEFFDWIDRSPFFGKNAIAKAAEYTLSRADELKVFLENGHIAIDNNPAENAIRPNVIGRKNWLFSVSEAGANANAICLSLAETAKANGIDFYQYLVKLMTELPNLPFHQQPEILHNYMPWSDNIQATCAK from the coding sequence GTGAATGATTTGGGAAACGCTTCAAATGAAAAAGTAATTCAATTATTGGAAGAACAACTATCCTACACGAAAGAACAAAATAAAAGTTTAAACAAACAAATTGAAGCATTAACTGAACAGGTTCGCCAATTAACAAAAGCTTTATATGGCTCTAAATCAGAGAAATCTAAGTATCAAGCGCCCGATGGACAAGGCTCTTTATTTGAAGACGATCCGTCTTTTAGCGAACCTGAGCAGACAGAAGAAAAAAGCACGGAAACGGTTAGTTATACTGTTACTCGTAAAAAGACAAATAAAAAACGAAATGATTCATTTCGTGAGGATATTGAAGTTGAAGAAATTCATCATCATCCAGCTAACTTAGCTTGTGATTGTTGTCTTGGTGAAATGGTAGAATTCAGTTCAACGATGGTACGTGAAGAAGCTAAATTTATTCCAGCGACGATGAAGCGTGTACAACATTTCGAACATACTTATGAGTGCAAAGCGTGTAAAAAAGATGCCCTACAAAAAGCACAAATCAAACGTGGTAAAGCACCACAAGGTGTTATCCAAAGAAGCATTGCTGGACCCACTGTTTTAGCAAAGCTTATCTACGATAAGTTTATCCAGTACTTGCCACTTTACCGTCAGGTAAATGAATGGGAGAGACATGGCCTACATACCAACGATAAGAATTTATCCAATTGGGTAATACGTGTATCAGAAGATTGGCTTCAGCCGCTTTATGATTTGATGAAGCAACTATTGACGGCGAAATCTGTGCTGCATGTGGATGAAACATATGCACAGATACTTAAACGTTCGGATGGAAAACCGGCTCAATCGAACGCCTATAATTGGGTATGTCGTAGTGTACAAAGTGAAGGTCCTATTATCGTTTTATTTAAGAGCGCACTCTCACGAGGGCGAGCTATATTAGAAAATTTACTTGCGGGATTCAATGGGACTGTGATTTGTGACGGCTATTCGGCTTATGGTCAATTGCCTAATGTTCAGTTCGCGAACTGTTGGGCGCACGTACGACGTTATTGGCTGAAAGCTGATAGTAAAAACGGACGAATAGGCGTTGAATATTGCGATCGTTTATTTTACATCGAACGTAAAATTAAACACCTTTCACCGGAAGAACGTGTACGAGTTCGTCAACAAGAAGCAAAGCCTATCATAGCTGAATTTTTCGATTGGATAGACCGTTCTCCTTTCTTTGGTAAAAACGCGATTGCGAAAGCAGCGGAATATACATTGAGCCGAGCGGATGAGTTAAAAGTCTTTCTTGAAAACGGCCACATCGCAATTGACAATAATCCCGCTGAAAATGCGATTCGCCCAAATGTGATTGGCCGAAAAAACTGGCTTTTCTCTGTGAGCGAAGCAGGTGCCAATGCGAATGCCATCTGTTTAAGTTTGGCTGAAACGGCCAAAGCAAACGGGATTGATTTTTATCAGTACCTGGTGAAGCTGATGACGGAGTTACCAAATTTACCGTTCCATCAACAACCTGAAATTTTACATAATTACATGCCTTGGTCAGATAATATTCAAGCCACATGTGCAAAATAG
- the cas7i gene encoding type I-B CRISPR-associated protein Cas7/Cst2/DevR — MNKKGLTISIIFEAESANYGEGVGNVASLKKISRGDHEVYTYISRQALRYNIVDQMGVNNTPLGVDGSVIQFHPEATIVDYPEIDLFGYMKTVKPTKTRAAVARLSNAVALESYNTDLEFLTNKGLFDRHQSATTGEELRGGNIAQSEIHKSFYAYTLTIDLDKVGIDANDNIEIPLEERANRVISLLRTLKFLYRDIKGRRENLAPIFAIGGVYDLKNPFFENRLKLQNNRLAVSTVEGILALDAHIQENTHVGLVKGLLANDDEIEHNLQAKLMADFFAQLEQAVADYYK; from the coding sequence ATGAATAAAAAGGGACTAACAATTAGCATTATATTCGAAGCGGAAAGTGCGAACTATGGGGAAGGTGTAGGGAATGTGGCTTCGTTGAAAAAGATTTCGCGCGGAGATCATGAAGTTTACACGTACATTTCTCGACAAGCATTGCGCTATAACATTGTTGATCAAATGGGCGTGAATAATACGCCATTAGGAGTGGATGGCTCAGTTATTCAATTTCACCCAGAGGCAACAATTGTAGACTATCCAGAAATTGATTTATTTGGCTATATGAAAACAGTAAAGCCGACGAAAACACGTGCTGCAGTTGCACGTTTATCGAATGCAGTTGCGCTTGAAAGCTATAATACAGATTTAGAGTTTTTAACAAATAAAGGATTATTTGATCGCCATCAAAGTGCCACTACAGGGGAGGAATTAAGAGGAGGCAATATTGCACAAAGTGAAATTCATAAATCCTTCTATGCTTATACATTGACAATTGATTTAGATAAAGTGGGAATTGATGCGAACGATAACATTGAAATTCCATTGGAAGAACGAGCAAATCGCGTAATTTCATTGCTCCGTACATTGAAGTTCCTATATCGAGATATTAAAGGGCGTCGTGAAAACTTAGCACCGATTTTTGCGATTGGTGGCGTCTACGATTTGAAAAATCCATTCTTTGAAAATCGCTTAAAACTTCAGAATAATAGGCTTGCGGTATCGACGGTTGAAGGGATTTTAGCATTGGATGCTCATATTCAAGAAAATACACATGTTGGCTTAGTGAAAGGATTATTGGCGAACGACGATGAAATTGAGCATAATTTACAGGCAAAGCTAATGGCAGATTTTTTCGCACAGCTTGAGCAAGCAGTTGCAGACTATTATAAGTAG
- a CDS encoding choice-of-anchor I family protein: MKFKNLAAFTAGMTIALTSFHTPSRAEALLNMDVTSRYDSGVQNEDGGATEIVAYNADNQKYYVINGTTKQIEVVSFPNSTAYSALKADKSINLEEGLKKMNPAFTYGDVTSISINTELKTIVAAVQAAGTNDNGLAVFLTYDGTIQHVVEAGKQPDMITFTSDGKKALVANEGEPREGYNNAIDPEGSITVIDLADGVTNATAQTVTFKALDEQREKLVAQGVIIKKNTLPSVDFEPEYIAVDQASDKAYVTLQEANAIAIFDLTTNEWLDVKSLGVKDHSLAKNALDFRKDKKIAIQPEHIFGLYMPDGIASYEVNGQTYLVTANEGDSRDWDGYLNEIETELDGNEVVLVDASDYDGLDTTKAYSFGARSFSIYEADTMKQVYDSGSDFEKITAEAFPEYFNASNNNTKLDNRSGKKGPEPEDVKIGQIGDRFYAFVGLERIGGIMMYDITNPHAPTFVQYVNKRDFSEDIKGDVSPEGLAFIAAEKSPTGLPTLLAAHEVSGTVATYTIGVPVTFTDIQGHWAQAAIEQVARAGMFNGVTKEQFAPNKPITKAQFITALSRTQELAPSAQAPFTDVKATHYFAAAVAWAYNNRLVDTTSKQFKPSNAITREEAAQILYRYLQHTGYELSQQQAQQTYADDPAISPAAKEAIYALQQAGIMTGNQQQFNPQATLTRAEVANILHILFS; this comes from the coding sequence ATGAAATTTAAAAATTTAGCCGCATTCACAGCAGGAATGACCATTGCACTCACGAGCTTTCACACACCGTCAAGGGCTGAAGCATTGTTAAATATGGATGTTACGTCCCGCTATGATTCAGGTGTACAAAATGAGGATGGCGGTGCGACAGAGATTGTTGCTTATAATGCTGACAATCAAAAATACTATGTTATTAATGGTACAACGAAGCAAATTGAGGTAGTATCTTTCCCAAATAGCACAGCATACAGTGCCTTAAAGGCTGACAAAAGCATTAATCTTGAGGAAGGGCTGAAAAAAATGAACCCTGCCTTTACATATGGTGATGTAACAAGCATTAGCATCAACACAGAGCTTAAGACAATTGTAGCAGCAGTACAAGCTGCAGGTACAAACGACAATGGCTTAGCCGTATTTTTAACTTATGACGGTACGATTCAGCATGTCGTCGAAGCAGGTAAGCAGCCAGATATGATTACCTTTACATCTGATGGCAAAAAAGCGCTTGTCGCAAACGAGGGTGAGCCGCGTGAAGGCTATAACAATGCCATTGATCCAGAAGGAAGTATAACGGTCATTGATTTAGCAGATGGTGTCACAAATGCGACAGCCCAAACCGTAACATTTAAGGCGCTAGATGAGCAACGTGAGAAATTAGTAGCACAAGGGGTAATCATTAAGAAAAATACCCTTCCTTCCGTTGATTTTGAGCCAGAATATATTGCGGTCGATCAAGCAAGCGATAAAGCATATGTCACATTGCAGGAAGCAAATGCCATTGCGATATTTGATTTAACCACAAACGAATGGCTTGATGTAAAATCGCTTGGGGTAAAGGATCATAGCTTAGCTAAAAATGCACTAGATTTTAGAAAAGATAAGAAAATCGCTATTCAGCCTGAACATATATTTGGGCTTTATATGCCAGATGGAATTGCTAGCTATGAGGTAAATGGTCAAACGTATTTAGTAACCGCCAATGAAGGCGATTCACGTGATTGGGACGGCTATCTTAACGAAATTGAAACGGAATTAGATGGCAATGAAGTCGTTTTAGTTGACGCATCTGATTATGATGGTCTAGATACAACGAAAGCCTATAGCTTTGGTGCGCGTTCGTTTTCCATTTATGAGGCAGATACAATGAAGCAAGTATACGATAGCGGCAGTGATTTTGAAAAAATAACAGCAGAAGCTTTCCCGGAATATTTCAATGCCTCCAACAATAATACAAAGCTGGATAATCGCAGTGGCAAAAAGGGACCTGAGCCAGAGGATGTAAAGATTGGACAAATTGGCGACCGCTTCTATGCCTTTGTTGGGCTTGAACGTATCGGTGGCATAATGATGTATGATATTACAAACCCACATGCTCCAACATTTGTGCAATATGTCAATAAGCGTGATTTTAGTGAGGATATAAAGGGCGATGTATCACCAGAGGGGCTAGCATTTATTGCGGCAGAAAAAAGTCCAACAGGCTTGCCAACTTTACTGGCTGCACATGAAGTAAGCGGAACAGTAGCAACCTATACAATTGGTGTGCCAGTAACATTTACTGATATTCAAGGTCACTGGGCACAAGCAGCTATTGAGCAGGTAGCAAGAGCGGGGATGTTCAATGGTGTGACAAAGGAGCAATTTGCGCCAAACAAGCCAATAACAAAAGCCCAATTTATTACAGCTCTCAGTCGCACACAAGAGCTAGCACCATCTGCACAAGCACCGTTTACAGATGTAAAGGCAACACACTATTTTGCAGCTGCTGTTGCATGGGCATACAATAATAGATTGGTTGATACAACAAGCAAGCAATTCAAGCCAAGCAATGCCATTACACGTGAGGAAGCAGCACAAATACTCTATCGCTACCTACAGCATACAGGCTATGAATTGTCACAACAGCAAGCACAGCAAACTTATGCAGATGATCCAGCTATCTCACCAGCAGCAAAAGAAGCGATCTATGCATTACAGCAAGCTGGCATTATGACAGGCAATCAGCAGCAATTCAACCCACAAGCCACTTTAACAAGAGCGGAAGTAGCCAACATTTTACACATCCTATTTTCATAA
- the cas5b gene encoding type I-B CRISPR-associated protein Cas5b — translation MKGIRIEAYQNLVNYKKPTSFQLKESYPLPPYSTVIGMVHAACGFTSYVPMQVSIQGKYHSKVNDLWTRYEFAGSSYEQGRHQLKIELSDGKAHGITRGVSTTELLVDVELILHVVPEDEQYIPIIVEALKSPEEYLSLGRREDLLQVNLVKEVEITSERTKRRQPVPYDIFMPHAIAEEKGIYKKNGTSYRLNKTYELIEIAKGKQIRQWEKVNVFHVPATLTNIMYGRKELEFDEDGFTVLLA, via the coding sequence ATGAAGGGGATTCGGATTGAGGCTTATCAAAATTTAGTGAACTATAAGAAGCCAACGAGTTTTCAATTAAAAGAATCGTATCCATTACCCCCATACTCGACTGTCATTGGCATGGTGCATGCGGCATGTGGCTTTACAAGCTATGTGCCAATGCAGGTGAGCATTCAGGGGAAATATCATTCAAAGGTCAATGATTTATGGACACGCTATGAGTTTGCGGGGAGTTCCTATGAGCAAGGACGTCACCAATTAAAGATCGAATTATCAGATGGTAAAGCACACGGGATTACACGAGGCGTTTCTACAACAGAGCTATTAGTCGATGTTGAGCTCATTTTGCATGTTGTGCCAGAGGACGAGCAGTATATTCCAATAATTGTCGAGGCACTAAAATCACCTGAGGAATATTTGTCTTTAGGTAGACGTGAGGATTTATTACAGGTGAATTTGGTGAAAGAGGTGGAGATAACATCAGAAAGAACAAAGCGACGGCAGCCAGTTCCTTACGATATATTTATGCCACATGCAATTGCGGAAGAGAAAGGTATCTATAAAAAGAATGGAACATCATATCGTTTAAATAAGACCTATGAGTTAATTGAAATTGCTAAAGGAAAGCAAATTCGCCAATGGGAAAAAGTGAATGTATTCCACGTTCCTGCGACATTAACAAATATAATGTATGGGCGTAAAGAATTAGAGTTTGACGAAGATGGTTTTACTGTATTGTTAGCATAA